The Anomaloglossus baeobatrachus isolate aAnoBae1 unplaced genomic scaffold, aAnoBae1.hap1 Scaffold_117, whole genome shotgun sequence genome window below encodes:
- the LOC142260513 gene encoding uncharacterized protein LOC142260513, whose translation MQNAADTMEKGEMDVRSDERSRDLSTDDGTRSSKQNAKGSESNKEAKPYSCLECGKCFTQKSKLITHERIHTGEKPYSCAECGKCFTQKSNLITHERIHTGEKPYSCSECEKCFVQKSGLVKHERIHTGEKIYSCSECEKCFVQKSGLVTHERIHTGEKPYSCSECGKCFAQKSDLVTHERIHTGEKPYSCSECGKCFAQKSDLVTHERIHTGEKPYSCSECGKCFDRKSNFVTHERIHTGVKPYSCSECGKCFALKPNLVKRLRIHTGEKPYSCSECGKCFADKSDLITHERNHTGEKPYSCSECGKCFAQKSDLFTHERIHTGEKPYSCSECGKCFDRKSNLITHERIHTGVKPYSCSECGKCFALKPNLVKHLRIHTGEKPYSCSECGKCFAQKSDLVTHERIHTGEKPYLCSECGKCFDRKSNLITHERIHTGVKPYSCSECGKCFALKPNLVKHLRIHTGEKPYSCSECGKCFDRKSNLVTHERIHTGEKPYSCSECGKCFDQKSNLITHERIHTGVKPYSCSECGKCFALKPNLVKHLRIHTGVKPYSCSECGKCFAWKSLLIRHERIHTGVKP comes from the exons ATGCAGAACGCAgcagacacaatggaaaaaggagaaatggatgtgcggagtgatgaacggagtagagacctttccacag atgacggtaccaggagttccaaacagaatgctaagggaagtgaaagtaacaaagaagcaaagccatattcatgtttagaatgtgggaaatgttttactcagaaatcaaaactcattacacatgagagaattcacacaggagagaagccatattcatgtgcagaatgtgggaaatgttttactcagaaatcaaatcttattacacatgagagaattcacacaggagagaagccttattcatgttcagaatgtgaaaaatgttttgttcagaaatcaggtcttgttaaacatgagagaattcacacaggagagaagatatattcatgttcagaatgtgaaaaatgttttgttcagaaatcaggtcttgttacacatgagagaattcacacaggagagaagccatattcatgttcagaatgtgggaaatgttttgctcagaaatcagatcttgttacacatgagagaattcacactggagagaagccatattcatgctcagaatgtgggaaatgttttgctcagaaatcagatcttgttacacatgagagaattcacacaggagagaagccatattcatgttcagaatgtgggaaatgttttgatcggaaatcaaattttgttacacatgagagaattcacacaggagtgaagccatattcatgttcagaatgtgggaaatgttttgctttaaAACCAAATCTTGTTAAACgtttgagaattcacacaggagagaagccatattcatgttcagaatgtgggaaatgttttgctgacaaatcagatcttattacacatgagagaaatcacacaggagagaagccatattcatgttcagaatgtgggaaatgctttgctcagaaatcagatctttttacacatgagagaattcacacaggagagaagccatattcatgttcagaatgtgggaaatgttttgatcggaaatcaaatcttattacacatgagagaattcacacaggagtgaagccatattcatgttcagaatgtgggaaatgttttgctttaaaaccaaatcttgttaaacatttgagaattcacacaggagagaagccatattcatgttcagaatgtgggaaatgttttgctcagaaatcagatcttgttacacatgagagaattcacacaggagagaagccatatttatgttcagaatgtgggaaatgttttgatcggaaatcaaatcttattacacatgagagaattcacacaggagtgaagccatattcatgttcagaatgtgggaaatgttttgctttaaaaccaaatcttgttaaacatttgagaattcacacaggagagaagccatattcatgttcagaatgtgggaaatgttttgatcggaaatcaaatcttgttacacatgagagaattcacacaggagagaagccatattcatgttcagaatgtgggaaatgttttgatcagaaatcaaatcttattactcatgagagaattcacacaggagtgaagccatattcatgttcagaatgtgggaaatgttttgctttaaaaccaaatcttgttaaacatttgagaattcacacaggagtgaagccatattcatgttcagaatgtgggaaatgttttgcttggaaatcacttcttattagacatgagagaattcacacaggagtgaagccatag